From Leptospira saintgironsiae:
GATGTTCAATTAAATATTGTATTGATTGTCCGAAGTCTCCCATCTGAGTGAAAGGTAAATTAGACCAATCACCAGTTACGGTTACAGTAGCGTTTAAATACAAGCCCAATGTTCGAATTTTACTAGAACGCTTTGCTATTAACTGATTAAATACTTCTGGACTTGCTAAAATTGTTTCAGACCCTTTTCTTACCCAGGCTTGCCCACCAAAATGGGGAGTTTCTTCACTATATTCAATTTCAACAATTACGTAAGAAATATCTTTTTCGACTTCTACCTTACTTTTCCATACGATTGGCGGATAAATTTTGTCTGCGATCTCTCGGACTTTCTTCTGAATATTATCTGGATTTGTAACACCAACAACTTTGCCAGAATTATCCTTTCCGATATAAATTCTTGCTATATGACCGGGTTTCACGGAATTTGCAAATCCAACTAAAGTTTTCAATATATCTTTTAAATCCGATTCGACCTTATACTCTACTAGATTATCTTCCCACATACAATTAATTATAAAGCATCATTACGTCTAACGACCAAGGTGTTCCGACGTTTGCAATGGCGCGAGGCTTGCTCTGCAAGACGAGTGACAGAAGCAAATGTGGCGGAGCCCGAGCAAGAGTCGCGTTAGCGAGCTCGAAGCGGAGCGGAAGCACCGACAGTTAGGCGAAGTGCAAACTACTTTCTTTCTTGCAAATAAATAAGCATCGGGGGTTGAATAATGAAATTAATTCTATTTAATAACAAATCAGAACCTTTGCTTGATATTCTGTATGAATGCCGATCGACATTCCCATAAATTTCTCCGTGACCTTTTTCAATCCAATGCGGAACAAGCCTCATATAGTCAATATTTTTATCTGCCTCACTTTCTGACGAAAATGTATAAAATTCGATTATAACATGTACTGCTATATCTTTCTTTGCGACGGGATCATAAGTCATTTTATTAGAATCTGTCACGATGATTTGAATGATCTCCTGACAATTCGCAATAATATAGGGCCGAGAAAGTTTCTCTTTATTGCGATCTATAACTTCATTCATCATCTCGCCTTTTAATCTTTGCTTAATTTCTGCTTTTTCAAAATGTTTACTTAA
This genomic window contains:
- a CDS encoding AlbA family DNA-binding domain-containing protein translates to MWEDNLVEYKVESDLKDILKTLVGFANSVKPGHIARIYIGKDNSGKVVGVTNPDNIQKKVREIADKIYPPIVWKSKVEVEKDISYVIVEIEYSEETPHFGGQAWVRKGSETILASPEVFNQLIAKRSSKIRTLGLYLNATVTVTGDWSNLPFTQMGDFGQSIQYLIEHRWPEADTYAQLTEVNNHWITLITIRELRRISEPLEKVILSYDNKSSRLKLIIKY